Genomic segment of Flavobacteriales bacterium:
TATTGTTTTCATTCGGTTCAATCAAGTCCCACATATTTCCATATAAGTCCTCAAATACTGCGACAGTTCCGTATTCAAATTCAGTTGGTGGTCGAACAAAACTTATTTCTCTTTCGGTCATCTTGTTATAGTCTCTCCAAAAATCATCTGTGAAAAGAAAAAATCCAACTCGCCCACCTGTCTGATTTCCGATGCTTTCTAATTGTCGTTCATTTGAGGCTTTAGCAAGTAACAAACAACACTCTTTTGCTCCTGGTGGTGCAACCATTACCCATCTTTTATTTTCGTCTATTCTTGTGTTCTCAAGTAATTTGAAATCTAATTTTTCCGTATAAAATTCAATTGCGTCATCATAGTCTTTCACAACTAAGGCAATATGTGCTATTCTTTGATACATTCTCTTTTGTTCGTTCTAATTGCAGGTAACGTTCCCGGGCTACGCACAGTGCGGTTCCTGAGAATTATTTTTTGTTTAAGGTACGGATTTGTTGTTTAGCTAGGATTGAAATTTCGAAGAAATAAATCCGCATTGGGTGTAGGCTGTGTTAGCAGTATCTTCTGGACTATTATTTTCGAATCTTTGTGGTTGAGATGTTAAGCAGTACTTGATTCCTTAGACTTGTCCGATCTAGTATTTAATCTTTAACCAATTTATACGTTTTCCGTTGGTTTACATATGTAATATCCAGAAAGTAGATACCTTTTGATAATCCAGAAGGAAGATTT
This window contains:
- a CDS encoding VOC family protein codes for the protein MYQRIAHIALVVKDYDDAIEFYTEKLDFKLLENTRIDENKRWVMVAPPGAKECCLLLAKASNERQLESIGNQTGGRVGFFLFTDDFWRDYNKMTEREISFVRPPTEFEYGTVAVFEDLYGNMWDLIEPNENNKGLIKK